The DNA segment TATTTTATGCAAGGAAATATTGCTTGTGCCGAAGGAGCTCTGGCTGGTGGTTGTCGCTTTTATGCCGGCTATCCAATAACACCTTCTTCGGAAATAATGGAACATATGGCAAGAAGATTAAAAGAAGTTAATGGGTATTTTATCCAAATGGAAGACGAGATTGCTTCTATCTGTTCAGTTATTGGTGCTTCTTGGAGTGGAATAAAGGCAATGACCGCAACAAGCGGACCAGGTTTCACTTTGATGCTTGAAGGAATTGGTTATGCGATCATGACCGAAACTCCCTGTGTAATTGTTGATGTCCAAAGGCAAGGACCAGCAACCGGTCAGGCAACAAGACCAGCCCAAGGTGATGTAATGCAAGCAAGATGGGGTGCTTCCGGTGATTACCAAATTATCGCCCTTGCTCCCTGGTCAGTGGAAGAGATGTATTATCTAACAATTGAAGCCTTTAATCTTTCCGAAAAATTTCGAGTGCCAACAATAGTTTTAAGTGACGAAATAATTGCCCATTTAAAGGAGACATTAACGATAAAAGAAGAAGTAATAATTTATGAAAGAGAAAAGGATATAAATAAACCACCATTTTTAGGAGATGGCAAAGTTTCGCCAATGCCTTCTTTTGGCGAAGGCGCAAATCTTTTAATAACTGGTTCCACCCATAATGAATGGGGGGTAAGGAAAGCCTTTGACCCTATTTCTCAGGAAAAACTTACTTCCCATTTAATAAAAAAGATAAAAAATTGTGAAGAAGAAATTTTAAAATATGAAACATATTTTATTGATGATTGTGATTATTTAATTATTGCTTTCGGCAGTGTTGCCCGAAGTGCTCTTAAAGCAATCCAGATGTTAAGAAAAGAGAATATCAAAGTTGGACTTTTCCGGCCAGTTATTCTTTGGCCCAGCCCTATAAAAAAGATTAAGGATTTAATAAAAGAGAAAAAGATTATTGTTTGCGAAATGAATCAGGGACAACTAATTGAAGAAGTTAAAAAATATAAAGAGGAAATTTTTGGCTTATTTAAAACTCGAGGGGAAGCGATTTATCCTTATGAAATTTATAATTTTATAAAAAATTTATGAGTGAAAAATTATATAAATATTTGAGAGAAGAAGTTTTCCCTACTCCTTTTTGTCCAGGTTGTGGTCATGGAATTTTATTACAAACTATTTTAAGGGCAATTGATGAATTAGATATTGATATTAAAAAAATTGTTTTTGTTTCCGGAATTGGTTGTGCTGCTTGGATACCAAGTCCCCATTTTAAGGCTGATACTTTACATACTTTACACGGCAGACCATTAGCCTTTGCTACCGGTATCAGGATTACCAGACCTGATTTAGAAATTATGGTAATTAGTGGTGATGGTGATTTAGGAGCAATTGGCGGCAATCATTTAATCCATACTGCCCGAAGGAATTTAAAAATAATTACTATCTGTGTAAATAATAGTATTTATGGAATGACTGGTGGTCAGGTTTCTCCAACAACACCAAAAGATATTATCACCGAAACCTCTCCTTTTGGAAATCCCGAAGAACCTTTTGATTTATGTGCCTTGGTAAAAAGTTGTGGCGCCGAATTTGTTTGCCGTTATACTGTTTTTCATACTAAACCATTAAAAAAATCTATCCAAAAAGCATTCCAAATTAATGGTTTTAGTTTTATTGATGTTATTTCGCCCTGCGTTACCCATTATGGCAGAAGAAACAAAATGCCTACCCTTTATGATTTCTATCAATTTATTATAAAAAACATTATCTCTTATGAGAAGGCAAAAAGTCTAAACAAAGAAGAATTGAAAAATAAAATTATTATTGGTGAATATGTATAAAGATTTAGAAATAAAAATTAGCGGTACTGGTGGTCAAGGGATTGTTGTTGCCGGTGAAATCCTTGCCAAAGGAGCGGTATTAAAAAATTATAATGCCAGTGTCATTCCTTCTTATGGCTCACAGGTAAAAGGTGGTTGTGTAGAAGTCCAGATAATTATAAGCAAAGAGTTTATTCCTGCTCCCTTTGTTGGCCAGTTAAATATTCTCTGTGCCTTATCACAAATTGGTTATGATAATAATTTAAATCTAATTAAAAATGAAACTACTATATTTTATGATGAGACCTTAGTAAAAGAGATAAAAGATATTGGCAAACATATTCCTGTTCCTGCTACTCAATATTGCTTAGAAAACTTTAATACTACTTTACCTGCTAATCTATTTTTTATTGGTTTTTTAACAGGATACTTGAAAGATTATTTAAATATCTCAGATTTAGAAGAAATCTTAAAAGAAGATAAAAAATTATTTACTGAAATTAATTTAAAGGCATTAAAAGAGGGTTATTTATATTTTAAAGAAAAGGAGGTATAATGATTAAGACAAATAAAGAAAGATTACCAATAATTTCCGTTATTGGAGAAATTTCAATGCCGATAAGAAGATTTCCTTATACCGTAAGTCACGAGGGAGAATTATTTTCTTTTCCGGGAACTGGTGGAATAACTTATAATGTAAAAGTTGGTGATAAAGCCTTTGGTTGGATTGGTGACCATATTGAACCAGGAGTATCAATAAAATTAAAAGACGAAAATGAAAATCGGGCATTAAATACTTATGCTTGTATTGGTAATGAAGCAATAGTTGTTAGTGGTGATGCCAAAGGAAGTAAAGGCTATGTTACTGGTAAACACGGTGGAATTGAGCATATTTTAGTATATTTTTCTGATGATATTTTAGAAAAACTAATAATCGGTGATAAAATCCAGATAAAGGCAAGGGGTCAGGGATTAAAAATTGAAGGTTTAGATGATGTTATATTTTATAATTTAGATCCAGAACTTTTGGAAAGAATGGTTGACATTGGTTTAAAAGTAAAAAATGGAATACTATATTTTCCGGTTACCCATATCATTCCGCCGGCAATTATGGGCAGTGGTTTAGGAAGTATTGCTACTTCTTCTGGCGATTATGACATTACTACCCAAGATAAAGAGAGTATAAAAAAATATGGCTTAGAAGATTTAAGATTTGGTGATATTGTTGCCTTAATTGATACTGATAACCGTTATGGTCGCTGTCTTAAAAAAGGAGCAATCTCTATTGGTGTTGTCGTCCATTCTAACTGTGTAATTGCTGGTCATGGTCCAGGAGTTACCACAATTGCTACTTCGGTTAATGGTAAAATAAAACCAGTTAAGAACAAAAAGGCAAACATTGGCTATTGTTTAGGAATTCTTGAATGAAAAATAAAAGAATATCCTGGGATGAGTATTTTATGAAAATTGCCGAAATGGTCGCCGAACGCTCTACTTGCCTAAGAAGAAAGGTTGGCTGTGTAATAGTCAAAGATAAAAGAATATTAGCAACCGGTTATAATGGTGCACCAAGTGGTTTAGCCCATTGTGAAGAGACTGGTTGTTTAAGAGAGAAGTTAAAACTAAAACCTGGTGAGAAAATTGAGATCTGCCGAGGAATCCACGCTGAACAGAATGCTTTAATTCAGGCTGCTGCCTTTGGTATAAATGTTTCTGACGCAGCAATTTATACTACTCACCATCCTTGTATTACCTGCACCAAAATGTTAATCAATGCCAAAATTAAAAAGATTTATATAAAAGAAGATTATCCTGATAAACTATCCAAAGAGATGTTAAAAGAAGCAAAAATAAAAGTAATCAAACTAAAATAATGTTCTTTTTACCTTTTTCTCTTCTCTTTTTTCTCTTTTTATTATTCTTTCCTCTATTTTTTCTACTTGTTCCCTTGGGAGTTATTAATATCTCCTTCCAAAAATTAGGTCTATCACCAGAATTTGGTTTTCTATTTTTTCTATTATCACTAATCGGTAGTGGAATAAATATTCCGATTATTGAAGAAAAAGTTTACAGAGAAGAAGACTTTTATCTTCCCTATCCTTTTTCTTTATTTTATCGCCTACCAAGATATCAGAAAAAAATTATTGCGATAAATTTTGGTGGCTGTATTATGCCTTTATTACTTTCATTATATCTTTTATCAAAAGTATCTATTCTTTCAGTAATTATCTGTACTTTTTTAATGATTTTAATAAGCAAATATTTAAGTAGACCTGTTCCTGGCATTGGCATTGTTATGCCGGCAATAATTCCGCCAATATTTTCTGCCATTTTTGCCTTAATCTTTGGCAAGCCAAATCCTTCAGCGGTTGCTTATATTTCCGGTGTCCTTGGTGTCTTGATTGGCGCTGACTTATTAAACCTATCAAAGATAAGAAAAACAAACTACTCAATCTTATCAATTGGCGGTGCTGGTGTCTTTGATG comes from the candidate division WOR-3 bacterium genome and includes:
- a CDS encoding cytidine/deoxycytidylate deaminase family protein — its product is MKNKRISWDEYFMKIAEMVAERSTCLRRKVGCVIVKDKRILATGYNGAPSGLAHCEETGCLREKLKLKPGEKIEICRGIHAEQNALIQAAAFGINVSDAAIYTTHHPCITCTKMLINAKIKKIYIKEDYPDKLSKEMLKEAKIKVIKLK
- a CDS encoding thiamine pyrophosphate-dependent enzyme, translated to MSEKLYKYLREEVFPTPFCPGCGHGILLQTILRAIDELDIDIKKIVFVSGIGCAAWIPSPHFKADTLHTLHGRPLAFATGIRITRPDLEIMVISGDGDLGAIGGNHLIHTARRNLKIITICVNNSIYGMTGGQVSPTTPKDIITETSPFGNPEEPFDLCALVKSCGAEFVCRYTVFHTKPLKKSIQKAFQINGFSFIDVISPCVTHYGRRNKMPTLYDFYQFIIKNIISYEKAKSLNKEELKNKIIIGEYV
- a CDS encoding 2-oxoacid:acceptor oxidoreductase family protein, translating into MYKDLEIKISGTGGQGIVVAGEILAKGAVLKNYNASVIPSYGSQVKGGCVEVQIIISKEFIPAPFVGQLNILCALSQIGYDNNLNLIKNETTIFYDETLVKEIKDIGKHIPVPATQYCLENFNTTLPANLFFIGFLTGYLKDYLNISDLEEILKEDKKLFTEINLKALKEGYLYFKEKEV
- a CDS encoding DUF1614 domain-containing protein, coding for MFFLPFSLLFFLFLLFFPLFFLLVPLGVINISFQKLGLSPEFGFLFFLLSLIGSGINIPIIEEKVYREEDFYLPYPFSLFYRLPRYQKKIIAINFGGCIMPLLLSLYLLSKVSILSVIICTFLMILISKYLSRPVPGIGIVMPAIIPPIFSAIFALIFGKPNPSAVAYISGVLGVLIGADLLNLSKIRKTNYSILSIGGAGVFDGIFLVGIIAVLLI
- a CDS encoding 2-oxoacid:acceptor oxidoreductase subunit alpha, whose protein sequence is MIRRVKSLLKPGKYFMQGNIACAEGALAGGCRFYAGYPITPSSEIMEHMARRLKEVNGYFIQMEDEIASICSVIGASWSGIKAMTATSGPGFTLMLEGIGYAIMTETPCVIVDVQRQGPATGQATRPAQGDVMQARWGASGDYQIIALAPWSVEEMYYLTIEAFNLSEKFRVPTIVLSDEIIAHLKETLTIKEEVIIYEREKDINKPPFLGDGKVSPMPSFGEGANLLITGSTHNEWGVRKAFDPISQEKLTSHLIKKIKNCEEEILKYETYFIDDCDYLIIAFGSVARSALKAIQMLRKENIKVGLFRPVILWPSPIKKIKDLIKEKKIIVCEMNQGQLIEEVKKYKEEIFGLFKTRGEAIYPYEIYNFIKNL
- a CDS encoding DUF4438 domain-containing protein; this translates as MIKTNKERLPIISVIGEISMPIRRFPYTVSHEGELFSFPGTGGITYNVKVGDKAFGWIGDHIEPGVSIKLKDENENRALNTYACIGNEAIVVSGDAKGSKGYVTGKHGGIEHILVYFSDDILEKLIIGDKIQIKARGQGLKIEGLDDVIFYNLDPELLERMVDIGLKVKNGILYFPVTHIIPPAIMGSGLGSIATSSGDYDITTQDKESIKKYGLEDLRFGDIVALIDTDNRYGRCLKKGAISIGVVVHSNCVIAGHGPGVTTIATSVNGKIKPVKNKKANIGYCLGILE